From Aedes albopictus strain Foshan chromosome 1, AalbF5, whole genome shotgun sequence, one genomic window encodes:
- the LOC134289456 gene encoding uncharacterized protein K02A2.6-like, with product MPRGGNDEAVGDQGEVSNQAIMNKLLLLLDRLTTNQAAPGNLPSRNTPEQIIESLSATIKEFHHDPAAGMTFARWFSKYEDLFSADWRELDDAAKIRLLLRSLSVPVHEKFLNYLLPRHPRDFTFEEVVKKLKSVFGHQQSQFNQRYDCLRKNEADDFVTYAGIVNRQCEDFELNKLTIDQFKGLIFVCGLQSSKDADVRTRLLSKLEADTAATVNLETLVTECQRLSNLKHDTALVEKKQPSSSVQAVRQPRQPKSAGSQHSSEKTPRTPCWQCGAMHFVKNCPCFAKVSKSEATSGTSPNAVRQKKRSGKNPGRHPAQSNHILSVNAVAAPSRKYVTALINDKPAHLQLDCGSDITIVSVQTWKKLGSPSITNSSHRANTASGAALPLKGEFRCRMTINNESRTGTCFVTSVKNLNLLGLDFIEAFDLWNKPLASICNQVNQPSFNPDCGNRYLTRYPEVFKDKLGHCTRTKVKLFLKPQAKPVFRPKRPEVDFSEWAAPIVVVKKPGGKVRICADYSTGLNAVLEPHHYPLPTPDDIFSKLAGSKIFSVIDLSDTYLQVEVDDESKKLLTINTHRGLFQFNRLAPGVKSAPGAFQQLMSSMIAGLEGVESFLDDFIVHTKTEAEHEETLQALFTRLQQFGFNLRLEKCKFGQTSIKFIGHIVGPEGIRPDSAKISAIVQMPRPTDVNQVRSFLGAVNIYGKFVREMHQLRRPLDNLLKKDSKFVWSPQCQEAFINIKKVFQSDLLLTHYNPSLDIIVAGDASKTGIGAVIMHQFPDGQIKAFAHASRTLTQSEQNYSQMEKEALALVFAVPKFRRMLLGCHFNLQTDHQPLLKIFGSKKGIPLHTANRLQRWALTLLGFDFAVEYIPTDQFGHADVLSRLINNHEKPDEEVVVAAVGIEEEMDSTLCDTFNNLPVTFEMVRSATKKDKFLQQVVAYINTGWPSIKQISDPDLKTFHSRRESLSTVKDCIMFSDRIVVPAVFRSRILKQLHRGHPGIERMKSVARSIVYWPGIDEDIQDFVRRCSICASAAKSPPQVQPQPWSKAEGPWKRIHLDYAGPIDGMSYLVIVDSFSKWPEIFQTRSTTASSTIGILRETFARFGVSDTIVSDNGSQFCSSEFQQFCEYSGIIHIRTAPYHPQSNGQAERFVDTLKRSLRLIVEANNKTKQDTVLLRIMMEDRKLKELGENATKIRRAQKGVMLFQLKKDPSVKSLEYRELIAKSLGNEATVRALSQEAVIKVKDVDEITTEKELRNALTE from the exons ATGCCGCGCGGAGGAAATGATGAAGCCGTCGGTGATCAAGGCGAAGTTTCCAATCAAGCGATTATGAACAAGCTACTCCTGCTACTGGACCGGTTAACTACGAATCAAGCCGCTCCGGGTAATCTGCCTTCAAGAAACACGCCTGAACAGATCATCGAGTCGCTTTCCGCGACAATCAAGGAGTTTCACCATGATCCAGCCGCCGGAATGACGTTTGCAAGATGGTTCTCGAAGTATGAAGATTTATTCAGCGCTGACTGGAGAGAACTGGATGACGCAGCAAAAATTCGTCTGCTCCTGCGAAGTCTCAGCGTTCCGGTTCATGAAAAGTTTTTGAACTATCTCCTGCCACGACACCCACGGGACTTCACCTTCGAAGAAGTAGTGAAGAAACTCAAATCCGTCTTCGGACACCAGCAGTCCCAGTTCAATCAACGGTACGATTGCCTCAGGAAGAACGAAGCCGACGATTTCGTAACTTATGCTGGCATCGTCAACCGCCAGTGTGAGGACTTCGAACTCAACAAGCTGACCATCGACCAATTCAAGGGACTGATTTTCGTTTGCGGTCTTCAGTCATCCAAAGATGCGGACGTCAGGACAAGATTACTATCGAAGCTGGAAGCAGACACGGCAGCAACGGTAAACCTCGAGACTCTAGTCACCGAATGTCAGAGACTGTCGAATCTCAAACACGACACGGCTCTGGTGGAGAAGAAGcaaccatcttcgtcggtccaGGCAGTTCGGCAACCAAGGCAGCCGAAATCCGCTGGTTCTCAACATTCAAGCGAGAAGACTCCTCGAACACCGTGCTGGCAATGTGGCGCCATGCATTTCGTCAAAAATTGTCCATGCTTCGCCAAGGTTTCCAAATCAGAAGCTACATCCGGCACCTCACCGAATGCCGTTCGTCAGAAGAAGAGAAGTGGCAAGAACCCAGGCAGACATCCAGCTCAGTCCAACCACATCCTTTCTGTCAACGCAGTAGCAGCACCAAGTCGTAAGTACGTCACTGCTCTCATCAACGATAAGCCGGCGCACCTCCAGCTGGACTGTGGTTCGGACATCACGATCGTCTCCGTTCAAACGTGGAAGAAGCTTGGATCACCATCAATCACCAATTCATCCCATCGTGCGAATACAGCTTCAGGCGCTGCACTTCCGCTGAAGGGGGAATTTCGATGTCGGATGACCATCAACAATGAATCCAGGACTGGTACTTGCTTTGTCACGTCGGTGAAGAACTTGAACCTCCTGGGACTGGATTTCATCGAAGCATTCGATCTGTGGAACAAACCGCTCGCTTCCATCTGCAATCAGGTAAATCAGCCCAGTTTCAATCCGGATTGTGGAAACCGATACCTCACTCGATACCCCGAAGTATTCAAGGACAAGTTGGGTCATTGCACGAGGACGAAGGTCAAGCTGTTCCTGAAACCACAGGCAAAGCCGGTGTTCCGCCCGAAGCGACCAGAAG TGGACTTCTCCGAATGGGCCGCACCAATTGTCGTTGTGAAGAAGCCAGGAGGAAAAGTTCGCATATGCGCTGATTATTCGACGGGACTGAATGCTGTTCTGGAACCACACCACTACCCTCTTCCGACACCCGATGACATCTTCAGCAAGCTGGCGGGTAGCAAGATCTTCAGTGTCATTGATCTCTCGGACACTTACCTGCAAGTTGAAGTCGACGATGAATCAAAGAAGCTCCTAACGATAAATACACATCGAGGATTGTTCCAGTTTAACCGGCTAGCTCCGGGTGTGAAATCCGCACCTGGTGCATTCCAACAATTGATGAGCAGTATGATCGCAGGATTAGAAGGAGTGGAATCATTCCTGGACGATTTCATCGTACACACCAAAACGGAGGCTGAACACGAAGAAACCTTGCAAGCTCTGTTCACGAGACTTCAGCAGTTTGGATTCAACTTACGGTTAGAGAAATGCAAATTCGGCCAAACCAGTATCAAGTTCATTGGCCACATTGTCGGTCCTGAAGGTATTCGTCCAGATTCTGCCAAAATCAGTGCGATTGTCCAGATGCCCCGTCCCACCGATGTCAATCAAGTCAGATCATTCCTAGGAGCAGTCAACATCTACGGCAAGTTCGTCAGAGAAATGCACCAACTGCGTCGACCGTTGGACAACTTGTTGAAGAAGGACAGTAAATTCGTTTGGAGTCCACAGTGTCAAGAAGCTTTCATCAACATCAAGAAAGTGTTCCAATCCGATCTGCTGTTAACCCACTACAACCCCAGTTTGGACATCATCGTAGCCGGAGACGCCTCGAAGACtggaatcggtgccgtaatcatgCATCAGTTTCCTGACGGCCAAATCAAAGCTTTTGCACACGCATCAAGAACGCTAACGCAATCGGAACAGAACTACAGTCAAATGGAGAAAGAAGCACTCGCTCTGGTGTTCGCAGTGCCCAAATTTCGACGCATGCTGCTGGGTTGCCATTTCAACCTCCAGACCGATCACCAACCGCTCCTGAAGATATTCGGATCCAAGAAAGGAATTCCACTCCACACCGCTAATCGTCTCCAGAGATGGGCACTTACACTACTCGGATTTGATTTTGCTGTGGAATACATCCCTACTGACCAGTTTGGGCACGCAGACGTCCTCTCCCGGTTAATCAACAATCATGAGAAACCAGATGAAGAAGTTGTAGTTGCTGCAGTCGGCATCGAAGAGGAAATGGACAGTACACTTTGTGACACGTTCAACAACCTTCCAGTCACGTTCGAAATGGTTCGTTCTGCCACGAAGAAGGACAAGTTTTTGCAGCAGGTTGTCGCGTACATCAACACTGGTTGGCCGTCCATCAAGCAAATTTCGGATCCGGACCTCAAGACGTTCCATTCCCGGCGAGAATCACTATCGACCGTTAAGGATTGTATCATGTTCAGTGACCGAATCGTTGTGCCAGCTGTATTCCGTTCCCGGATTTTGAAGCAACTTCACCGTGGTCACCCTGGCATTGAGCGGATGAAGTCAGTTGCGCGCAGTATCGTTTATTGGCCTGGAATTGATGAAGACATTCAAGATTTCGTTCGACGTTGTTCCATATGTGCCAGTGCAGCGAAGTCGCCACCACAAGTCCAGCCTCAACCGTGGTCCAAAGCGGAAGGTCCCTGGAAACGGATTCATCTGGACTACGCCGGACCGATCGATGGGATGTCATATCTGGTCATCGTCGATTCCTTCAGCAAGtggccagaaattttccaaacacGATCAACGACAGCGAGTTCGACTATCGGAATTTTGAGGGAAACTTTTGCAAGATTCGGAGTTTCTGATACCATAGTTTCGGACAATGGAAGCCAATTTTGCAGTAGCGAGTTCCAGCAGTTCTGTGAATATTCCGGTATCATCCACATCCGTACCGCTCCTTATCATCCACAGTCAAATGGACAGGCGGAGCGCTTCGTGGACACCCTCAAGCGTTCACTGC ggttaaTCGTCGAGGCGAACAACAAGACGAAGCAAGACACTGTGCTTCTCAGGATAATGATGGAGGACCGGAAGTTGAAGGAGTTGGGTGAAAACGCGACGAAGATCAGACGTGCCCAAAAAGGGGTGATGCTGTTTCAGCTCAAGAAGGATCCCTCGGTTAAGAGCTTAGAGTACAgggagctcattgcgaaatccTTGGGTAACGAGGCCACCGTGAGAGCTCTTTCGCAGGAGGCAGTGATCAAGGTCAAAGATGTGGACGAAATTACGACTGAGAAAGAGCTGAGGAACGCGTTGACCGAGTAA